AGTACCACCACCGGTGTGGTACAACAAAAAACCATAAATGATGCAATCTGCTAGCAGTTGGCTAAACAGTTCGAGTGAGGTCACGGGGAAAGCGGAGTGTAGACGCGCGTAAGTGACTAAGTTAAGAAAGGCGAGCAGTAATAACGCACTTCCTGAGAACCAAGGTGATATAGGAAGGTGCAGGTATAAAATCGCGAAGGTTAGTGCGCATGTTTGCGCGCAAATAACGACAAACCGTATATATGTTAGTTGTAGCAAGGGTTGCTGATTGGCTGTCAATGCTGGCTCCTACGCCTGCGAGATGAAGGTTGCCTGTATGTTAGCGTATTTTTCATTATAGCTAAGCTAAATGATGGAGCTAAGCGACATCTTGTCGCACAGTGCTGTGTTTCATGCGAATTAAAAAACGGTTGTAACTTAGTTTGTATGATGTATGATTTATTACGAATTCGGTGGAGAGCTTCAATAGATAAACAAAGATTTATTCATGTAGTTCTGCCAATAAAAGTCACTGAAGATACTTTTTTCTTACAAGAACAATTAACAGGAAAACGGTTATGAAACGATTGCTCATTAGTGCACAAGCAGCTTTGCTTGCTGCAACGCTGACTGCACCACTTTACTCATTTGCTGATGACAACCCTATCCGCGGCAACATTCGCGTGGTTATTGGTTCTAAATCGACAGGTGGTGATACTTACCAAGCGTCTTCAATTATTACGCAGGCCTTGGCTAAAAAAATAGACACAAACATTAAAGTCGATGCGGTTGGTTTTTCGGCGGCTTACAAGGCGCTAAAGCGAGTGCCCAATGGCAGCACGATTATGATCTTTCATGATCAAGCTTACTTAGGTGAGCTGTATGGCAAAAAAGGCTACGAGAATCCGTTTGATAACTTCATCGTAGGCCAAACGTTTGCTACCAACCCAGGCAATGGTTATCTAGTACCTAAAAGCTCGCCTTATAAGAATATGGCAGAGGTCTTAGAAGCCGCTGGTAATGGTAAAGAAGTCCGTGTGGCTATTCAGCCGGGTGGGGTTTCTGAAATTGGTTTTACGGCCATGAAAAATGCCGTGCGTTTGGCGCATCCTGGCCAAGAGGATAATGTGGTAGCGCTAAATACCGGTTCTCAATCTGATAAAAACCAAGCACTATTTGATGGCCTTGCGGATGTGATCAACGGTAGCGTGCAAGCCAATGAGCAATACACTCGCTTACCTGCTGATGATCAAAAGGCGATGAGCTTTTTATGGTTGACTGCAAAAGGTTCAACGCTTGAACAGGCACATGAAGAAGGCTTAGGTGAAACAAGCCGTGAGCAACTATTATCGTTTGCAAACCCGGCTGTTGAAGTGCCTATGAGTGCCGATCAAAACTTCACATTCGATAAAGAGTTCTTCTTTATCTACAACAAGAAAACAGACCCTAAGGTGATTGCTTTTATCGATAAAGCGTTAACTGAAGTGTTTGCTGACGGCGAAGTGCAAGAAGAGCTGAAAAAGTCGTTCTTTATCCCTAATTTTCGCACCGCGGCTGATAGTCAGGCATACCTGAAAGGTAAGCGTGATCAGTATTCTTCGATTATCAAAGCGTTGCAAAAATAAGTAGCGCACAGCGCTAGTTGTAGGAAGTAGAGTTAGCTTTTGGGCTGCTCTACTTCTTTTCGAATGACTTTAACTGTATTTGGAGTGGGTATGGCTCAGTCACTCTCTTCCTTATTAGAGATAACGATCGATTTTGACCAGTCTCATCTCTACTTTCCTCGGATTGTAATGGTGCTTTTGGCGGTGTTGTTGCTCTGGATTGTAGTAAGTAATGTGGGCCGTATACGCGCTGCATTATCAGGTGAAGGAACGCGCTTTCAATTTTTCGAACCTCATGCTGACAAGTTACGTTTAGTCGCGACGCTTGCATTAATCCCCTTATATTTTGTGTCCATGGATTCCATTGGCCAACTAATACCTAATATGGGGATGGGGTTCTTGCTGGCCTCTATACCGTTTATGTTCTTACTCTCTTTTGTATACCTGCATCAACGAACACCCAAGCTCATCATGCTTATTGGCGCCAATGCGATTATCGCACCGCTATTTGTATGGTTCCTCTTGGGGCAAATGTTCAACATATCGTTACCGTAAAGTAGGGCACAGGAGACTCATATGGAATTTTTTGATCTATTATCGCCGGTGTTTTTTTTACTAGCGGCAGCGGGTGCTGTGGTTGGTATTATCTTCGGTGCGATACCCGGTATGACAGCAACCATGGCTGTGGCTGTGTGTTTGCCGTTAACTTATTCGTTAGGCTTACAAGAAGGGTTGGCTCTGCTGCTTGGTTTGTACGTGGGCGGGATATCTGGCGGCCTAGTTCCGGCCATACTATTGAATATCCCTGGTACGCCGTCTTCTATTACCACCACGTTTGATGGCTATCCAATGGCGCAAAAAGGTGAAGCTGAGCGAGCGCTTAAGATTTGTATAGTGGCGTCTTTATTTGGCGGCTTGTTCAGTGCGGTTGTGCTGTTTTTCTTTGCACCACTGTTATCAGA
The window above is part of the Neptunomonas phycophila genome. Proteins encoded here:
- a CDS encoding ABC transporter substrate-binding protein, producing MKRLLISAQAALLAATLTAPLYSFADDNPIRGNIRVVIGSKSTGGDTYQASSIITQALAKKIDTNIKVDAVGFSAAYKALKRVPNGSTIMIFHDQAYLGELYGKKGYENPFDNFIVGQTFATNPGNGYLVPKSSPYKNMAEVLEAAGNGKEVRVAIQPGGVSEIGFTAMKNAVRLAHPGQEDNVVALNTGSQSDKNQALFDGLADVINGSVQANEQYTRLPADDQKAMSFLWLTAKGSTLEQAHEEGLGETSREQLLSFANPAVEVPMSADQNFTFDKEFFFIYNKKTDPKVIAFIDKALTEVFADGEVQEELKKSFFIPNFRTAADSQAYLKGKRDQYSSIIKALQK
- a CDS encoding tripartite tricarboxylate transporter TctB family protein; translation: MAQSLSSLLEITIDFDQSHLYFPRIVMVLLAVLLLWIVVSNVGRIRAALSGEGTRFQFFEPHADKLRLVATLALIPLYFVSMDSIGQLIPNMGMGFLLASIPFMFLLSFVYLHQRTPKLIMLIGANAIIAPLFVWFLLGQMFNISLP